Within Bremerella sp. JC817, the genomic segment GTCGAAACCAGCATTTTCCTGCGGGAATTGTCAGAGTCTTGCGGCGCGAGAATTTGGCGGTTTTCGCCTTGTTTTCCGTTGGCTAGCCGCATGAAGATTGGGCGTTTCCAGCCACTGCCGGAAACGCCTTGATTTCGCCGAGACCGCGTTAATCGGCCGACTCCAAAGTTGGATAGTCGGTATAGCCAACCGGACCTGGCGTGTAGTAAGTGTCGGGATTAGGCTCGTTCAGCGAGGCATCCTGCATCAACCGTTCTGGCAAGTCAGGATTGGCAATGAACTTCTGCCCGAACGCGATCGCGTCGGCTTCACCCCGCTCCAAACAGTCAATTGCCGTGTCTCGGTCGTAGCCACCATTGGCGATGAAGACGCCGTCGTACAACTTACGAATCTCAGGCGTGACTCGCGGTGCATCCGGATTGTAGATCCGACCTGGGCGAATCGATTCCGCCACATGCAAGTAAGCGAGCCCCAGCGGATTCAAAACTCCCGCGACGTAGCGAAACAGCGTAATCGGATCGCTGTCGAACATGCCGGTTCCATTCATCGTCGGGCTGATGCGCAGGCCAGTTCGATCGGCCGACCAGGCATCGGTCACCGCTTCGATCACTTCCAGCAGAAACCGAGTCCGGTTCTCTTTCGATCCGCCATACTCGTCGGTGCGTTGATTGGAACCGTCACGCAGAAACTCGTCGATCAAGTAACCGTTGGCACCATGGATCTCGACTCCATCGAAGCCAGCATCTCGGGCACGTCGTGTTGCCGCGGCGTAGTCCTCGACAATCGCACGAATCTCGGGCTTGGTCAGTTCGTGAGGCACAACGTACGGCTTCTTTCCAGTCGGCGTATGAGCTTCGCCGGCGGCCAGAATTGGACTCGGTCCAACTGGCAGCTTGCCATCTTGATAGTCAGGATGCGAAACACGCCCCATGTGCCAAAGCTGCACGACGATGCGTCCGCCGGCGTTGTGCACCGCATCGGTAACCTTCCGCCAACCGGCGACCTGTTCGTCGGAGTAGATCGCCGGAGCACCATGCCATCCGAAACCTTGCGGGCTGATCGCCGTCGCTTCCGAGATAATCAGCGCCGCACTGGCCCGCTGGGTGTAGTACTCGGCCATCAGATCATTCGGAATCCGATCGGTGGCCCGGGCACGCGTGAGAGGAGACATCAGAATCCGATGAGGCATCTGAAACGCCCCGGCCTGAATCGGTTGAAACAGGACGTCATCATCGTGGGTCGACATCGGCAGCGTCTCCAGTGTAGAGATGGAAAGACCAAGCGAAGCCGAATTCTAGGCAGCATCCCACAAGTCGGCCACCCCTTGCGATGTCTCGTGTCGACCCTACACGCGTTTGGCCTTCTAAAGTGCGAAACATTCACTTCGAAAATGAGAACCTTTCCGCCGGCAAGCCAACCTTCACGAAACCTTCTCGGTTGGCGTTGTTCCTTTTTGAACGAATGACCTGCATCGAAACGAAATCGATCCAGCTCATCGAGCGGGATCGATTGCCTTGTCTTCAATGGCGATGACGCTCGTGCTTAGACGATCGACAACCACTTAGCAGTCACGATGCTGAGTGCCGAGCTCATGGATGAAGACATATCGATCTAAGCAACATCCGATGCCGTCTCTACCCGTACCACGATCTCGAACAACACGGTCATGCACGCGGCTTCAGACACCATCACTCGCGCTATCGATTTCGAATTGCGAGAAACGACCACGGATATCAACTTCCCAGACAACACGGTCGATGTCGGATTCCTGGTTAGTGGGACCCGGTTCTTAGTGGAAGACTCGGCGACTGCGAACGTGCGAATGCTGAATACCACGATCGACAGCTTCTTCTCCATCGAGACGACCGCGAGCAATCTCAACTACGAGGTATTCAACGGCCAATCGGTTCCAGCGCCGCTCTCTACGGCCGATGCTTCCGGCCAGAACACTATCGGTGGAATCTTCTCGATCACTACTGGGTCTGGAACAAGCAACACTCGCGTGGCACCCAACAGCCTTCCGATCCCAGAATAGCTAGTCGGCGGGACCGGCAAGGGGGCGAAAACGTGCCTGACGTGGGGTAGCTGCCGAACTGCTTAATTTCGGCAGGCCCCGGTTAGAGTCGGAACTGGTTGTCCGCTATAACATAAGGACCAGTTTCCCCCACGAATCTTGCCCTGAGGAACCGCCCTTATGTCGCGCACGAAAAGTCACGAGATTTTTGCCCGAGCCAAGCATTTGATGCCAGGCGGGGTCAATAGTCCGGCCCGTGCTTTCGGGGCGGTCGGTGGCGAACCCATCGTGTTCGAGCGTGGCGAAGGGGCCTATCTCTACGACGTCGATGGCAATCGCTATATCGACTACATCGGATCGTGGGGGCCAATGATCCTGGGGCATCTCCATCCGGTCGTAAAAGAGGCCCTGCATGCCGCCGTCGATCAAGGGACCAGCTTTGGTGCTCCG encodes:
- a CDS encoding alkene reductase, whose translation is MSTHDDDVLFQPIQAGAFQMPHRILMSPLTRARATDRIPNDLMAEYYTQRASAALIISEATAISPQGFGWHGAPAIYSDEQVAGWRKVTDAVHNAGGRIVVQLWHMGRVSHPDYQDGKLPVGPSPILAAGEAHTPTGKKPYVVPHELTKPEIRAIVEDYAAATRRARDAGFDGVEIHGANGYLIDEFLRDGSNQRTDEYGGSKENRTRFLLEVIEAVTDAWSADRTGLRISPTMNGTGMFDSDPITLFRYVAGVLNPLGLAYLHVAESIRPGRIYNPDAPRVTPEIRKLYDGVFIANGGYDRDTAIDCLERGEADAIAFGQKFIANPDLPERLMQDASLNEPNPDTYYTPGPVGYTDYPTLESAD